A stretch of Desulfobaccales bacterium DNA encodes these proteins:
- a CDS encoding radical SAM protein: MAVVVCETFASILGESSRAGLPAFFIRLTGCNLRCRWCDTSYAYEGGDSREVTDLVAAALASRLPRVLITGGEPLLQPDTLSLLTRLCDAGLEVLLETNGSVPIRGVDRRVCRIVDVKCPGSGMAHAMHWPNLAELTAHDEVKFVISGREDFDYAEAAIREHGLAGGPTLLISPVFGEVPAAEVAGWVTASPLPLRLNLQLHKYLWGADVRGV; this comes from the coding sequence ATGGCGGTGGTGGTCTGTGAAACCTTTGCCAGCATCCTGGGGGAGTCCTCCCGGGCCGGCCTGCCTGCCTTCTTTATCCGGCTGACGGGCTGCAACCTGCGCTGCCGCTGGTGCGACACCTCTTATGCCTATGAAGGGGGCGACAGCCGGGAGGTGACCGACCTGGTGGCCGCCGCCCTGGCCTCCCGCCTGCCCCGGGTCCTGATCACCGGCGGGGAGCCTCTCCTGCAGCCCGACACCCTCTCGCTCCTCACCCGGCTGTGCGACGCCGGCCTGGAGGTGCTCCTCGAAACCAACGGTTCTGTGCCCATCCGTGGGGTGGACCGGCGGGTTTGCCGCATCGTGGACGTGAAATGCCCGGGGAGCGGCATGGCCCACGCCATGCACTGGCCTAACCTGGCGGAGCTCACGGCGCACGATGAGGTGAAGTTTGTCATCAGTGGGCGGGAGGATTTCGACTACGCCGAGGCCGCCATCCGGGAGCACGGTCTGGCCGGCGGGCCCACTCTCCTCATCTCTCCGGTCTTCGGGGAGGTCCCGGCGGCTGAGGTGGCCGGCTGGGTGACGGCGAGCCCGTTGCCCCTGCGGCTCAATCTGCAACTGCACAAATACCTCTGGGGAGCGGACGTCCGAGGCGTATGA
- a CDS encoding DUF4416 family protein, with translation MSEPRPPVPVKPVASLLTVRRELAPRALAWLAEYFGPPDMVSPWWPFSHSDYYVPEMGAGLERCLASFLHLADPEFLSHGKHVSLRLEQALSLGGRRLLNLDVGYLTGERLVLATGKNFRHRLFLSQGIYGEVTLVASRGGFTPLPWTYPDYASEPLLSWLNRVRQKYLWQIRQWRQMS, from the coding sequence ATGAGTGAGCCCAGGCCGCCTGTGCCGGTGAAGCCGGTGGCGAGCCTCCTGACCGTGCGCCGGGAGTTGGCTCCCCGGGCCTTGGCTTGGCTGGCGGAGTATTTTGGCCCCCCGGATATGGTGAGCCCCTGGTGGCCCTTCAGCCACAGCGACTACTATGTCCCGGAGATGGGGGCCGGCCTGGAGCGCTGCCTGGCCTCTTTCCTTCACCTGGCGGACCCGGAATTCCTGTCCCACGGGAAGCATGTCAGCCTCCGTCTGGAGCAGGCCCTCAGCCTGGGGGGGCGGCGGTTGCTTAACCTGGACGTGGGCTACCTCACCGGGGAGCGCCTGGTACTGGCCACCGGCAAGAACTTCCGCCATCGTCTCTTCCTGTCCCAAGGAATTTACGGCGAGGTGACTTTGGTGGCCTCCCGGGGAGGTTTTACTCCCCTGCCCTGGACCTATCCGGATTATGCCAGTGAGCCCCTGCTTTCCTGGCTGAACCGGGTGCGGCAGAAGTATCTCTGGCAAATACGGCAATGGCGACAGATGTCCTGA
- a CDS encoding YicC/YloC family endoribonuclease translates to MATDVLRSMTGYGRGEAEGPTQRWTVELKSLNHRFLDLALNLPRHLWALEDRCRQALKARLNRGRVEMQLSYESKPGAGGGLKLDAGLAAQAVVVLTELKAVAGLTEPLRLEHLLRFADWLITREREAPDLEETWSILAQALHQALDALEEMRRAEGEALRADLSRHLEELAGAAARIQAQATVSPEAWRQKILARLEELKGEVGEVEDARLAQELAFLAERRDVSEELARLESHVGQFRELLAGGGPVGRRLEFLVQEMLREVNTIGAKASDLSITQEVLTAKGLLERLREQIHNVE, encoded by the coding sequence ATGGCGACAGATGTCCTGAGGAGCATGACCGGTTACGGCCGGGGTGAGGCCGAGGGGCCCACCCAGCGCTGGACGGTGGAGCTCAAGAGCCTCAACCACCGCTTCCTGGACCTGGCCCTCAATCTGCCCCGGCATCTGTGGGCCCTGGAGGACCGCTGCCGCCAGGCGCTCAAAGCCCGCCTCAACCGGGGCCGGGTGGAGATGCAGCTCTCCTATGAGAGCAAACCCGGGGCCGGTGGGGGCCTGAAGCTGGACGCGGGGCTGGCGGCCCAGGCAGTGGTGGTGCTCACCGAGCTCAAGGCTGTGGCCGGGCTTACGGAGCCCCTTCGGCTGGAGCACCTGCTGCGCTTCGCCGACTGGCTCATCACCCGGGAACGGGAGGCCCCGGATCTGGAGGAGACCTGGAGCATCCTGGCGCAGGCCCTCCACCAGGCCCTGGACGCCCTGGAGGAGATGCGCCGGGCCGAAGGCGAGGCCCTGCGGGCCGACCTAAGCCGCCACCTGGAGGAGCTGGCCGGGGCGGCGGCCCGCATCCAGGCGCAGGCCACCGTCAGCCCCGAGGCCTGGCGGCAGAAGATCCTCGCCCGGCTGGAAGAGCTCAAGGGCGAGGTGGGGGAAGTGGAGGACGCCCGGCTGGCCCAGGAGCTGGCTTTCCTGGCGGAACGCCGGGATGTCTCGGAAGAGCTGGCCCGGCTGGAGAGTCACGTGGGGCAATTCCGGGAGCTTTTGGCCGGCGGCGGGCCGGTGGGCCGGCGGCTGGAATTTCTGGTGCAGGAGATGCTCCGGGAGGTGAACACCATCGGCGCCAAGGCCTCCGACCTCAGCATCACCCAGGAGGTGCTCACCGCCAAGGGCCTCCTGGAGCGTCTCCGGGAACAGATCCACAACGTCGAATAA
- the queC gene encoding 7-cyano-7-deazaguanine synthase QueC, with the protein MSNRPVAVILASGGLDSCVAAAWAARDFELAFFHADYGQRTLTRERAACRAQAAHFQVRRLLEVDLGFLGRIGGSSLTDPRLPVPQTADEPPGLPNTYVPFRNALLLAAATAWAEVLHAAALVIGANILDNPGYPDCRPEFFQAFEKVMELGTGPDTHLKILTPLLELDKAGIIRLGLELQAPLHLTWSCYQENLLACGRCSSCRLRLKGFAAAGVADPIRYVPGGRQAWREESSPGG; encoded by the coding sequence ATGAGCAACCGACCGGTGGCCGTGATCCTGGCCAGCGGCGGGCTGGACAGTTGTGTGGCCGCCGCCTGGGCCGCCCGGGACTTTGAACTGGCCTTCTTTCATGCCGACTACGGCCAGCGCACCCTCACCCGGGAGCGGGCGGCCTGCCGGGCCCAGGCCGCCCACTTTCAGGTGCGCCGCCTGCTGGAGGTGGACCTGGGCTTCCTGGGGCGTATCGGCGGCTCCAGCCTCACCGATCCCCGCCTGCCGGTGCCTCAGACCGCCGATGAGCCGCCGGGATTGCCCAACACTTATGTACCTTTCAGAAACGCCCTCCTGTTGGCCGCGGCCACGGCCTGGGCGGAGGTGCTCCACGCCGCCGCCTTGGTCATCGGCGCCAATATCCTGGACAACCCCGGTTACCCCGACTGCCGGCCGGAATTTTTCCAGGCCTTTGAGAAGGTCATGGAGCTGGGCACTGGCCCCGACACCCACCTGAAGATTCTCACCCCCCTCCTGGAGCTGGACAAGGCCGGCATCATCCGCCTGGGGCTTGAGCTTCAGGCACCTTTGCACCTCACCTGGTCCTGCTATCAGGAGAATCTCCTGGCCTGCGGCCGTTGCTCCTCCTGCCGGCTGCGCCTCAAGGGCTTTGCCGCGGCAGGGGTCGCAGACCCCATCCGTTACGTTCCCGGCGGGCGCCAGGCCTGGCGGGAGGAGAGCTCTCCCGGGGGCTAA
- a CDS encoding hydrogenase maturation nickel metallochaperone HypA gives MHEYALMQGIVAAIQEQLAAENVTAPVLEVGLTIGMLDIHSEAAARQAFEVLTQGTPLEQATLTLTILPATLTCPACNHREPFLVDHFHSHDPVPLVDCPRCGQAAHLTGGRGVGAIEVVLAGEEET, from the coding sequence GTGCACGAATACGCCCTCATGCAAGGCATTGTGGCCGCCATCCAGGAGCAGCTGGCGGCGGAGAACGTCACCGCCCCGGTGCTGGAGGTGGGGCTCACCATCGGCATGTTGGATATCCATTCCGAAGCCGCCGCCCGCCAGGCCTTTGAGGTGCTCACCCAGGGCACCCCCCTGGAGCAGGCCACTCTCACCCTCACCATCCTGCCCGCCACCTTGACCTGCCCGGCCTGCAATCATCGGGAGCCGTTCCTGGTGGATCACTTCCACTCCCATGACCCCGTGCCGCTGGTGGACTGCCCCCGCTGCGGCCAGGCGGCTCACCTCACCGGCGGCCGGGGAGTGGGGGCCATCGAAGTGGTATTGGCCGGCGAGGAGGAGACCTGA
- a CDS encoding DUF370 domain-containing protein, with translation MDERLVNIGFGNMVAVHRVVAVLMPNSAPGKRLREEARKNHLLLDATHGRKTRAIIVTDSNHVILSAVQVETLSQRFNGHAGAARPALLVKEA, from the coding sequence ATGGACGAGCGGCTGGTCAACATCGGCTTCGGCAACATGGTGGCCGTGCACCGGGTGGTGGCGGTGCTGATGCCCAATTCGGCTCCCGGCAAGCGCCTGAGGGAAGAGGCCCGGAAAAACCATCTCCTCCTGGATGCCACCCACGGCCGCAAGACCCGGGCCATCATCGTCACCGACAGCAATCACGTCATCCTGTCCGCGGTGCAGGTGGAGACCCTGTCCCAGCGCTTCAACGGCCACGCCGGGGCGGCCCGCCCGGCTCTCCTGGTGAAAGAGGCCTGA
- a CDS encoding CoA transferase, translated as MDWEKEIQKLKVCDFEELPGPKSKEELEEMKMPFEDYCKRVFDVGNEFVKPEALKGVRWMSTTMYIFTPHSVANLAELGAECIKIEMPRMGDPMRHTSPFNEAYLYPLHDTRPMTGTGLGFTNANSNEYFITLDYHVPEAKPIFYNLVKMSDGLTECYRHGTFDRWKQGYRHVMEINPRFIYVWGGGFGYGPKIFGGSYDILGQAHAGLASITGCHEDMGGHATKATNWVIDWYSGTQITVAILAAMYWRGKTGLGTMIEFSQVQAATRCCGYAAPLYGRFGIVRQRWGNWDTQLCVHGIIMTGKSDFPDAQNPQDRFEARYVMVSAFQDADFQELCNIIKKPDLFSRYKTHKERVGAPAQIEIYKAIEDWAADKTRSEVVRILKEAGLLAAPVMNDREVYECEHYRLRGTVRWNDDPLFGDVLVHSAYSCGLMSKTPRRHRWLWRPVGADNVKIYHELLGYPMSKIQELYDKNII; from the coding sequence TCAAGCCCGAGGCCCTGAAGGGTGTCCGCTGGATGTCCACCACCATGTACATCTTCACCCCCCATTCGGTGGCCAACCTGGCGGAGCTGGGGGCGGAATGCATCAAGATCGAGATGCCCCGCATGGGCGACCCCATGCGCCACACCTCCCCCTTCAACGAGGCCTATCTCTACCCGCTGCATGACACCCGGCCCATGACCGGGACGGGCCTGGGCTTCACCAACGCCAACAGCAACGAGTACTTCATCACCCTGGACTACCACGTGCCGGAAGCCAAGCCCATCTTCTACAACCTGGTGAAGATGAGCGACGGCCTCACCGAGTGCTACCGCCACGGCACCTTCGACCGCTGGAAGCAGGGCTATCGCCACGTCATGGAGATCAACCCCCGCTTCATCTATGTCTGGGGCGGCGGTTTCGGCTACGGCCCCAAGATTTTCGGCGGCTCCTATGACATCCTGGGGCAGGCCCACGCCGGGCTGGCCAGCATCACCGGTTGCCATGAGGACATGGGCGGCCACGCCACCAAGGCTACCAACTGGGTGATTGACTGGTATTCCGGCACCCAGATCACTGTGGCCATCCTGGCGGCCATGTACTGGCGGGGCAAGACCGGTCTGGGCACCATGATCGAGTTCTCCCAGGTGCAGGCGGCCACCCGCTGCTGCGGCTATGCCGCACCGCTGTACGGCCGCTTCGGCATCGTCCGCCAGCGCTGGGGCAACTGGGACACCCAGCTCTGCGTGCACGGCATCATCATGACCGGCAAGAGCGACTTCCCGGATGCGCAGAATCCGCAGGACCGCTTCGAGGCCCGCTACGTGATGGTGAGCGCTTTCCAGGATGCTGACTTCCAGGAACTGTGCAACATCATCAAGAAGCCGGACCTCTTCAGCCGTTACAAGACCCACAAGGAGCGCGTCGGCGCCCCGGCCCAGATCGAGATCTACAAGGCCATCGAGGACTGGGCGGCGGACAAGACCCGCTCCGAGGTGGTGCGCATCCTGAAGGAGGCCGGACTGTTGGCGGCGCCGGTGATGAACGACCGGGAGGTCTATGAGTGCGAGCATTACCGGCTGCGGGGCACGGTGCGCTGGAACGACGACCCGCTCTTCGGCGACGTCCTGGTGCACAGCGCTTACAGCTGCGGTCTGATGTCCAAGACCCCCAGGCGGCATCGCTGGCTGTGGCGGCCGGTGGGCGCGGACAACGTCAAGATCTATCATGAACTCCTGGGTTACCCGATGAGCAAGATCCAGGAACTCTACGACAAGAACATCATCTAG
- a CDS encoding MBL fold metallo-hydrolase: MDEYTDFELHTQEDWTPLSELTGIQEPLFKATLFLFGYDFSSNIYLLQGPEGHAIIDPGNDYPAYMQMVARGIKPTDIKKIAVTHGHHDHVMGAIELFRGHRGFGTPELEIIMHEAGPLEFKEMMQNLGCRITEVKGGETITLAGFELEVIHTPGHTIDGLSFYHAPSRTLFSGDTVLPTILAEPDEKAAGGSLAHYFYSLRVLRQREILHVLPGHGGVAPHIGRFVVDETYDALIKRVVGLETPFFDGATKLAQQGLLEEALFYLDKELRQENSHPQAREMKGFLLNDLGRGQEALEIFEELLHQEPEHAQALLGKGVALLGLGRYEESLEALNRVAALRPDLKEVQVYQGMALYLSGREADALELPGFEEEFTRRLKDELSRLAQNRPSP, encoded by the coding sequence ATGGACGAGTATACCGATTTTGAATTGCACACCCAGGAGGACTGGACCCCCTTAAGCGAGCTCACGGGCATCCAGGAGCCCCTCTTCAAGGCCACCCTGTTTCTCTTCGGCTACGATTTTTCCAGCAATATCTACCTGCTGCAGGGTCCCGAGGGCCATGCCATTATTGATCCGGGCAACGATTACCCCGCCTACATGCAGATGGTGGCCCGGGGCATCAAGCCCACGGACATCAAGAAGATCGCCGTCACCCATGGCCACCACGACCATGTCATGGGGGCCATTGAGCTCTTCCGGGGCCACCGGGGTTTCGGCACCCCGGAGCTGGAAATCATCATGCATGAGGCCGGCCCGCTGGAGTTCAAGGAGATGATGCAGAACCTGGGCTGCCGCATCACTGAGGTGAAAGGCGGGGAGACCATCACCCTGGCGGGCTTCGAGCTGGAGGTCATCCACACCCCGGGGCACACCATTGACGGCCTGAGCTTTTATCATGCCCCCAGCCGCACCTTGTTCAGCGGGGACACGGTGCTCCCCACCATCCTGGCGGAGCCGGATGAAAAAGCGGCGGGGGGCAGCCTGGCGCATTATTTCTATTCTTTGCGGGTGCTGCGGCAGCGGGAAATCCTCCATGTCCTCCCCGGGCACGGCGGGGTGGCGCCCCATATCGGCCGCTTTGTGGTGGACGAGACCTATGATGCTCTCATCAAACGGGTGGTGGGCCTGGAGACCCCCTTCTTTGATGGCGCCACCAAGTTGGCCCAGCAGGGGCTGCTGGAAGAGGCCCTCTTTTACCTGGACAAGGAATTGCGCCAGGAAAACTCTCACCCTCAGGCCCGGGAGATGAAGGGCTTCCTCCTCAACGACCTGGGCCGGGGCCAGGAAGCCCTGGAAATCTTCGAGGAGCTGCTCCATCAGGAGCCGGAGCATGCCCAGGCCCTGCTGGGGAAGGGGGTGGCCCTCTTGGGGCTGGGGCGCTATGAGGAGAGCTTGGAGGCCTTGAACCGGGTGGCCGCCTTGCGGCCGGATCTGAAGGAAGTCCAGGTTTACCAGGGGATGGCCCTCTATCTTTCCGGCCGGGAAGCGGATGCCCTGGAACTGCCCGGTTTTGAGGAGGAATTCACCCGGCGGCTCAAGGATGAGCTGTCCCGCCTGGCGCAAAACCGTCCCTCTCCCTGA
- a CDS encoding PAS domain S-box protein: MKSEDPPLLPRRRPAGQRLRDYCPELSLFNDIATISSYTHDLQEIVDLILDALLDFFQIDAGILLLWDGRRRRLSSLAARGFPPAYLEELTGGGLEEIITPYLTRAAAPLLVRDLSSDPRVALSTFSRSIQHYRHYQSLVSIPLKFREQVTGFLNLASPQPDTFSGMTPEFYAILGNQIGLAIANACLYRDLKRSERRYRRIFEGCMDLIFVTDRDGLLLDLNPAGLELLGVAAKEQVLGTSFRRFLAEPRDWERFTGLVEQDGFARDLGLTLKNAAGETVPALLTGIGRRTAEGLITGYEGFIKDITLLKQSQEDLVREKTATQWILDGLPIPTFVIDRSHRIIAWNRACEELTGRSREEMLGTYSYWLPFYAHEGPSMASLVVEHNFKALERFFGNKELKRSPYLPVAFEAYEYFPDFQGRERSFYSTSSPIYGPEGQVVGAVQSIVDITEREQLARQLKESEEKYRLLAEASLDGILLHREGEILYANPAALEMFGCEAPKEMLGRDFTTFLSLPGPERAREQVLRLLKGHFKPRIFELKGQRKDGSCINLEAISFPTTYGGAPASQTHLRDITKKKQLEEHLAHTEKLAALGQLAAGVAHEMNNPLGSILVLSYLLLEDLERESPEWRQVEKIVKEATRCKEIVKGLLEFSRYTPARMVPVNLNEILDNVLALVSDHLLFQSVEVVRHFQAHLPPVMGDRGRLEQVFINLLMNGAEAMEGKGRLTVSTEVAQGGELVRVRFTDTGPGIPESHLSRLFDPFFTTKEVGKGVGLGLSISYGIIEKHLGRIAVADTGPQGTTFVVELPAAKLTAPNTGPGN, translated from the coding sequence ATGAAATCAGAAGACCCCCCTCTCCTGCCCCGCCGCCGGCCTGCCGGCCAGAGGCTGAGGGATTACTGCCCCGAGCTCAGCCTGTTCAACGACATCGCCACTATCTCCTCATATACCCATGACCTCCAGGAGATTGTGGACCTGATCCTGGATGCCCTGCTGGATTTCTTTCAGATCGACGCCGGCATCCTGCTCTTGTGGGACGGCCGGCGGCGGCGGTTGAGCAGCCTGGCGGCCCGGGGCTTTCCCCCGGCTTACCTGGAGGAGCTCACCGGCGGGGGTCTGGAGGAGATCATCACTCCCTATCTCACCCGGGCTGCGGCCCCCCTCCTCGTCCGGGATCTGAGCTCCGACCCCCGGGTGGCCCTCTCCACCTTTTCCCGCTCCATCCAGCATTACCGCCATTACCAGAGCCTGGTGAGCATTCCCTTGAAATTCCGGGAGCAGGTGACGGGCTTTCTCAACCTGGCCTCCCCGCAGCCGGACACCTTCTCGGGCATGACCCCGGAGTTTTACGCCATCCTGGGCAATCAGATCGGTCTGGCCATCGCCAACGCCTGCCTCTACCGGGACCTGAAGCGCTCGGAGCGGCGTTACCGGCGGATCTTTGAAGGCTGCATGGACCTGATCTTTGTCACCGACCGGGACGGCCTGCTGTTGGACCTCAACCCCGCCGGTCTGGAGCTTCTGGGGGTGGCGGCCAAGGAGCAGGTATTGGGGACCAGCTTCCGGCGCTTCCTGGCGGAGCCCCGGGATTGGGAGCGCTTCACCGGTTTGGTGGAACAGGACGGCTTTGCCCGGGATCTGGGACTTACCCTCAAAAACGCCGCCGGAGAGACTGTCCCCGCCCTCCTCACCGGCATCGGCCGGCGCACTGCCGAGGGCCTGATCACCGGCTACGAGGGCTTCATCAAGGACATTACCCTCCTCAAACAGAGCCAGGAGGACCTCGTCCGGGAGAAGACCGCCACCCAGTGGATCCTGGACGGTCTGCCCATCCCCACTTTTGTCATTGACCGCAGCCACCGCATCATCGCCTGGAACCGGGCCTGCGAGGAGCTCACCGGCCGCTCCCGGGAGGAGATGCTGGGCACCTACAGCTACTGGCTGCCCTTCTATGCCCACGAAGGCCCCAGCATGGCCTCCCTGGTGGTGGAGCACAACTTCAAGGCCCTGGAGCGCTTCTTCGGCAACAAGGAACTGAAGCGCTCCCCCTATCTGCCGGTGGCCTTTGAAGCGTATGAATATTTCCCCGATTTCCAGGGCCGGGAGCGCTCCTTTTACAGCACCTCCTCCCCCATTTACGGCCCCGAAGGGCAGGTGGTGGGCGCGGTGCAGTCCATTGTGGACATCACCGAGCGGGAGCAGCTGGCCCGGCAGCTCAAAGAATCGGAGGAGAAATACCGCCTCCTGGCGGAGGCCTCCCTGGACGGCATCCTCCTGCACCGGGAGGGGGAGATTTTGTATGCCAATCCGGCGGCTTTGGAGATGTTCGGCTGCGAGGCTCCAAAAGAAATGCTGGGGCGGGACTTCACCACCTTCCTCAGCCTCCCCGGACCGGAGCGGGCCCGGGAACAGGTGCTGCGCCTCCTGAAAGGCCACTTTAAACCCCGCATCTTTGAACTCAAGGGCCAAAGGAAGGACGGCAGTTGCATCAATCTGGAGGCCATCTCCTTTCCCACCACCTATGGGGGGGCGCCGGCCAGCCAGACGCATCTTAGGGACATCACCAAAAAGAAGCAGCTGGAGGAGCATCTGGCCCACACCGAGAAGCTGGCGGCCTTGGGCCAGCTGGCCGCGGGAGTGGCCCATGAAATGAACAACCCCCTGGGAAGCATTCTGGTCCTGAGTTATCTCCTCCTGGAGGACCTGGAGCGGGAGAGCCCCGAATGGCGCCAGGTGGAGAAGATCGTCAAGGAGGCCACCCGCTGCAAGGAGATCGTCAAGGGGCTGCTGGAATTCTCCCGCTATACCCCGGCCCGCATGGTGCCGGTGAACCTCAATGAGATCCTGGACAACGTCCTGGCGCTGGTGAGCGATCACCTCCTCTTTCAGTCCGTGGAGGTGGTGCGGCACTTCCAGGCGCACCTGCCGCCGGTCATGGGGGATCGCGGCCGCCTGGAGCAGGTGTTCATCAATCTGCTGATGAACGGCGCCGAGGCCATGGAGGGCAAGGGGCGGCTCACCGTGTCCACTGAGGTGGCCCAGGGCGGCGAGCTGGTGCGGGTGCGCTTCACCGACACCGGCCCCGGCATCCCGGAAAGCCACCTGAGCCGGCTCTTCGATCCCTTCTTCACCACCAAGGAGGTGGGCAAGGGCGTGGGCCTGGGGCTGTCCATCAGCTACGGCATCATCGAGAAGCACCTGGGGCGCATCGCGGTGGCGGACACCGGGCCCCAGGGCACCACCTTTGTGGTGGAGCTGCCTGCCGCCAAATTAACGGCACCCAATACCGGGCCGGGAAATTGA
- the gmk gene encoding guanylate kinase — MDGSIFVISAPSGAGKSTLIQRLLAADSRLKFSVSYTTRPPRPGEVQGVDYHFISHEDFLRLKDSGGLVEWVEQFGHFYGTGVEWVRRTISVGADALLDLEPRGALAIKSLFPAAILIFILPPSLEELERRLRARGGLSPRELAQRLAQGREELKQASQYDYLVVNDDLAQAEADLRAILTAARLRSGILWPHLAPRFQV, encoded by the coding sequence GTGGACGGGAGCATCTTTGTCATCAGCGCCCCTTCCGGCGCCGGCAAGAGCACCCTCATCCAGCGCCTCCTGGCCGCCGATTCCCGGCTGAAGTTTTCCGTGTCCTACACCACCCGCCCCCCCCGCCCCGGGGAGGTGCAGGGGGTGGATTATCACTTCATCAGCCACGAGGATTTTCTGCGCCTGAAGGACAGCGGCGGCCTGGTGGAGTGGGTGGAGCAGTTCGGCCATTTCTACGGCACCGGGGTGGAGTGGGTACGGCGCACCATCAGTGTCGGGGCCGATGCCCTCCTGGACCTGGAGCCCCGGGGAGCCCTGGCCATCAAAAGCCTTTTTCCCGCAGCCATCCTCATTTTTATCCTCCCCCCCTCCCTGGAGGAGCTGGAGCGGCGTCTCCGCGCCCGGGGAGGGCTTTCTCCCCGGGAACTGGCCCAGCGCCTGGCGCAGGGGCGGGAAGAGCTGAAGCAGGCCTCCCAATACGACTATCTGGTGGTCAACGACGACCTCGCCCAGGCCGAAGCGGACCTCCGGGCCATCCTCACCGCCGCCCGACTGCGCAGCGGCATCTTGTGGCCCCACCTGGCGCCCCGTTTTCAGGTATAA